CTCGCGCGGGCGGGCGCGGTGTACGCGCTGCAGACCGACATCGGGCTTCACGCCTGCCGGGGCGACTGGGCATTTTACCTGCAGGCCGACGAAGTGCTTCACGAACGTTTCTTGCCCGTCGTGGAAAAAGCGCTCGTGCGACTCGACGGCGAGCCTCGGGTCGAAGGCCTCCTCTTCGACTTTCTCCATTTCTTCGGAGACTATAGACACGTCCAGACATCCCACAACTGGTACGGTCGGGAGGTGCGGCTCGTGCGGACGGGCCGGGGGATCCACGCCTGGCACGATGCCCAGGGATTCCGGCGTTGGGGGCGGAAGCTCCGGGTGGCGCACTCCGGCGCCTGCATCTTCCACTACGGGTGGGTGCACCCTTGCGGAGGGCTCTGGCGAAAAGCGGAGGCCCGGCGGCGCGGCTACGGGCTCCCAGCCCGGTCGTGCGCGGCTCCGAGGGGCCACGGGCGGCTACGCGGGATCGTGCCCTTCCGGGGTACGCATCCCGAAACGATGCGCGACCGGATCGGGTCGGCTTCGTGGAGCCTCCGCCCCTCGGGCGAAACCTACAAACACGACCGGCTCGGGGTCCGCCTCCTTTCCTTCGTGGAAAACCGTCTCGTGGGGCGCCGCATCGGAGAGCGCCGCAACTACGTGTGGCTCCGGGGCTACGACCGACACCCGCGCGGTCTCGCCTGGCGCCGGTGGGTCGACGGGATCTGAGGACGGTGGACGGCTCGCAGCGCTGGCGCACACTGCTCCGTCGCTTTTCGCGCGCCCGCGTGCTCGTCGTCGGCGATCTCATGCTCGACGAGTTCGTCTGGGGAGACGTCGAGCGGATTTCCCCGGAAGCACCCGTTCCGGTCGTTCGCGTCACCCGGGAAAGCGTCCACCTGGGGGGTGCGGCCAACGTCGTGCACAACGTTCGCGCGATGGGGGCGAAGGCCGCGGCTTGCGGGGTCGTGGGCCGGGACGCGCGGGGCCGGCGCGTCGTGGGGCTTCTGCGGCGCATCGGCGCCGGGGTAGGGGGGGTGGTGGTCTCGGACTCCACGGAGACGACGAGCAAAACGAGAGTCCTCGCGCAGAGCCAGCAGGTCGTTCGCATCGACCGCGAGAGCTACGCCCTCGGGCGGGGCGTGTTCGAGCGTCTCGCCCGGTACGTGGAGAGGACGCTGGGATCGTTCGACGTCCTGGTCGTTTCGGACTACGCCAAGGGCGTCGTGACGCCGGACTTCCTCGACTTCCTCGGCCGGGCGGCGCGACGGGCGGGGATCCCCTGGATCGTGGACCCCAAAAAGCCCAACTTCGGGCACTACAGGGGGATGACGCTGGTGACGCCGAACCTGTCCGAAGCAGGCCAGGCATCCGGGGTCGAGATACGAGACCGGAGGGGTCTCCGGCTCGCCGGAAAGATCCTGCTGCGGCGCTGGGAGGCGGGAGCGGTCCTGGTGACCCGTGGGGAGCAGGGGATGACGCTCTTTACGCGGGAGGGAAAGGTTCGGGAGTTCCCCGCGGCGGCTCGGCAGGTCTACGACGTCACGGGTGCGGGCGACACGGTGGTCGCGGCCTGCGCGGTGGCGCTCGCGGCGGGCGCGAGCCTCGAGGAGGCGGCCTACCTCGCCAACCTTGCGGCCGGCATCGTGGTCGGTAAGGTCGGTACGGCGACGGTGGGCAAACAGGAGCTACGCGGCTATCTCGACGGATCGGGGGCTTGATGTCCTTGCGCAGCATGACGGGCTACGGTCGGGCGAGCTGGAGCGGGAGGTCGGCGCGGCTCGTCGTCGAGGTCCGGTCTCTCAACCAGAGGTTCCTCGAGGTCCGCTTCTCGATGCCCCGCCAGTACCTGCCCGTGGAAAAAGGGCTGCGGAAACTCGTCGAAGCCGAGCTCGAACGGGGGAAGGTGGAGGTGTTCGTCACGCGAACGCCGAAACTCGCGGCCACGACACTCGAACCCGACCTCCACCTGGCCAGGGCCTACGTCGCTGCGTGGCGGCGGTTGCAGAAGGCGCTGCGCCTTCGCGGGGAAATCGACCTCGCCTTCCTCGGGCGCTGCGCGGAGCTCGTCCGGCGCCCGGAGCCCGAGGAGGCTCCGGCGGGCGAAGTCGCGGCCCTGCGGCGGTGCCTCGAGAGCGCGCTGCGCCGCTGCGTGGCGGAGCGAGAGCGCGAGGGCCGGGTCCTCGAGCGGGACGTGACCCGGAGGCTCCGCCACCTCGAGAGGCTTCTCCGGCTGCTCGAGCGGGCCGGGGAGACGGAGCGGCGGAAGTTCGCCCGGAGGCTTCGCGAGAAGCTCGCCGCGCAGGCGTCCGAGCTCGGGCTCGAGCGCGGGCTTCCGGACCTGGCGCTCCTCGTGCAGCGTTCGGACATCACGGAGGAGGTCGTGCGCGCGAAGAGCCACGTCGAGGGGCTGCGGGAGCTCCTCGGCCGGGACGGAGCCGTCGGCCGTAGGATGGAATTTTTGCTGCAGGAGCTCCACCGCGAGCTCAACACGATGGCGGCCAAAAGCGCGGGCCCCGAGGTGGCGCGGCTTTCGGTCGAGGCTCGCGCCGAGGTCGAAAAACTCCGCGAGCAGGCGCAGAACATCGAGTGAGGTCGGGCGGCGAGCTCGTTGTTCGGGGTGGGGGCAGGGAGTAAGATAAACGGCGTGCTGGTCACCATCTCGGGCACGCCCGGCAGCGGAAAAACGACCGTGGCCCGTCTGCTCGCCGACCGGCTCGGACTGCCCCACGTCTACGCGGGAGACCTTTTTCGCCGGGAGGCGACGCGCCGGGGGCTCTCCCTGGCCGAACTGAACGAGCTGGCCGAGCGGGACCACACGATCGACCGCGCGCTCGACGAACAGCTCGCGGAGTACGCGCGGCGCGGCGAGGTCGTCCTCGAGGGAAGGCTCGCGGCGTTCCTGGCGAACCGAGAGGGCGTGCCGGCCTGGAAAGTCTGGCTCGATGCGGACGAGGAAATCCGCGCGAGGCGGGTGGCCCGGCGCGAAGGAGTGGACTGGCGGGAGGTGCTCGAACAGAACCGCCGCCGGCAGGCGTCCGATCGAAAGCGGTACCGGGACATCTACGGGTGGGATCTCGAGGACACGTCCATTTACGACCTCGTGCTCGACACCGGCGCCGTCCCACCCGAACGCGTGGCGGAGGAAATTCTGCGGAGCATCCCCCCCGACCTCGACGGGGGGCGCACGCGACGATGACCTTCGAGGAACTCCTCGAGAAGGTCCGTTCTTACCATCCGACGGCCGACGCGGAACTTTTGCGCAGAGCCTACGAGTTTTCCGCGCGCGTCCACGAGGGTCAGCGAAGGCTTTCCGGGGAGCCCTACCTCGTGCACCCGCTCGAGGTCGCGGGCATCATCGCGGACTTGCGGCTCGACACCGCGAGCGTGGCCACGGGGCTCCTTCACGACACGGTCGAGGACACGC
The sequence above is a segment of the Candidatus Binatia bacterium genome. Coding sequences within it:
- the yicC gene encoding hypothetical protein: MSLRSMTGYGRASWSGRSARLVVEVRSLNQRFLEVRFSMPRQYLPVEKGLRKLVEAELERGKVEVFVTRTPKLAATTLEPDLHLARAYVAAWRRLQKALRLRGEIDLAFLGRCAELVRRPEPEEAPAGEVAALRRCLESALRRCVAEREREGRVLERDVTRRLRHLERLLRLLERAGETERRKFARRLREKLAAQASELGLERGLPDLALLVQRSDITEEVVRAKSHVEGLRELLGRDGAVGRRMEFLLQELHRELNTMAAKSAGPEVARLSVEARAEVEKLREQAQNIE
- a CDS encoding cytidylate kinase, which translates into the protein MLVTISGTPGSGKTTVARLLADRLGLPHVYAGDLFRREATRRGLSLAELNELAERDHTIDRALDEQLAEYARRGEVVLEGRLAAFLANREGVPAWKVWLDADEEIRARRVARREGVDWREVLEQNRRRQASDRKRYRDIYGWDLEDTSIYDLVLDTGAVPPERVAEEILRSIPPDLDGGRTRR